The Bacteroidia bacterium genomic interval GAAGTATTTCCATCAGCAGATTGATTTAGGAATAAGCCCGGTTTGAGGTAGGCAATGTCTTCGATGAATTTAAATTCCCGACTTAAGTCGAAGAGATATTCTTTTTTTTCAAAATGTTCTTCCACTTCTGCTGCTGCTTTTGCTTCAAGCTGTATCGAGTATTGCTTCTTATCTGCTTTTCTTATCAGCTGCAGTTCAAAGCGCTTTACTTCGTCATACACCAACCAATATACTCGCGCAAATTCCAATTGATTGATTAGGCTATTTTTCAGGTACTGACTTTCGCCCGAAAGATGCGCATACATATCTGCCATGACAGATGCTATGGGTTTTCCATTGATCGAAACAAGTTCGTCTCCTTGCTCAATTTCTTCTCTTTCAGAATAGTTCTCGTTGATGAGTACTCTTTTGCCTTCCATATCCATGGAAAATGGGAAAAGGCTTCCTCCTTTTTGAATATAAGGGCCATAGTTTGTTTGGAAGGGAAACTCACTGGAACAATGGGCCAATTCTGAGAGAGCTACAAAAGGCTGAACCCGGCGGTGGAAATCCAGCATATCAACGGAATCCGTCAATCCTGCTTTCAATTCTTCTAAACGCTTATCAAAGACCACTTTCTCCGTATTAACATAGAGATCATAGTGGGTTTGTTGTAGGGTAGTGTATAAATAGTCCAGATCTTCCTTGGCCTGTTTAGCAGATATTTTATTGGGTTTGGCTTGAGCAAAGAGGGAAAGGCTCAAAGCCGAAAGTATAATACTTAGTAGGAATCGTCTCATGTATTTATTTTTTCAGAAGACGATTGGGGAGGGAGTTTGTTAACAAGCTTAAGATAAACTAAAACTGGTCCAGCTAAATAAATCTGTCATCCCGGCCTTACTCCAAGAGCCAGGACCTCTAGCTGCAACAATTAAAGCTAGAGATCCCGGACATCTACATAGATTCCGGGATGACAAGCTGTTTTATTCTCAATGTACATTGTCATCCCGACCGTAGTGGAGGGACCTCAATTACCTTTTAGCCATTATTAATGCTACAGGAGAATAGATATGTTTGTGAAAAGAGCTTTAGACCCTTCCACTTCGGTCAGGGTGACACGAGTTGTTTGGAAAGTGAGGATAAGTCATTCCCCTTACTCCAACTGACTAATAAAATTGGGTAAAGAAACCTCGTCCAGAAAAATCAGTCCATCGAAATGCAAAGAAAGGTTCATATACTTATCTCCACTCAAATTGATAAAGGTATCCTCCACTTCGATTTTATGGAAGAGCCATTCATTTCCTTTACCCGGCTTTTTGGGAATCTTTAAATAGGTAGCAAAGGCATCTATCTCCGCCATGGCATGTTTGAGGTTGAGTTTGCTGTCCTCTGGCGCTTCTATTTTCTTTTCTTCGCGATAATTACCTGCATACCTCCCGCTTCTCGCAAAAACTCCAATCGAAGACATGGTATCTCCATAGGTCTCTTTTAAGAGTTCGCCCATCACCAGTTCTTTCTCATTGTATTTAGCGATGTGATAATTATGTCCGATGATGATGATCTTTTTCTTTGGGTAAATTTCTTCTGCTAACCAGGCTACATTACTGGCCATGATAGAGTCTCGGGCTGCCCATCTTTTGTTCCAATCCTTGTCTTTGACAAAGTCCAGATAATAGCTGAGGTAGCCGATACGGTTTTGAAGAACCCTTTGGGTGAGTTTATATTTTTTGGTCTTTTTATAGGGAGACTTGCGCTTCAGTTCAGCAGCCAGTTTGTGATAATCTCTGATTAGAGATTCCGTCTCATCTTTCAATTCTTCATAAGGTTTTCGCTGGCTAAGAGATTTTGAAAGGGAACTAAAGCGATTTTCAATATTTGTATATCTCGCGGAAGGAATCAGGGCCTGACCAGCACATTCCTGGAGTAAATATTGAAAGGATCCCCCTGACCTTTGCACATCAAAACCGGCAATCTCAATTTCCTCCTCTTTCACAAAGGCCATCAATTCTTCGAAAGCCGAGGTTTGCCAAATGCCAAAAAGACCTCTCGTCAATTCAGCAGCTGTTTTGGTTGCCTTCTGGCAATTGGGTAAAATGAGTTCACCGATGCCCGACTCAAATAAGATAACATCAAAGTCCAGTTTTTTGTGAAGACTCCTGATCAGGCTGTTTCTGACTTCAAACATTTCACGTGAGCCGTGATTTGCTTCTCCGATCAAAACCAATCGGGATTTTCTTACATCCTTGAGTACGTTCTTCCAGTCTGTTAATTGGAAGTTCTTGTCACGAGAGAGAACCGAAGTGTGTTTTTTGATAAAGAGACTAGCTTCTTTACTGAGGTTTTGTCCAAAAACCGGCGTGCAGAAAGCTAGCAAAAGGACGAATTGCAGGGCTTTCATAAGATTTAGGTATTAGGCTTGTTCATTTATTGACAAGGAAAGCAGATCGAGGTTGCGGCTTTGGTCCAATTGACCATCAGGAAAAATAAAATAAAGTAAAATTCAGGCTGAAACGTCAGCAAGTATATATGAGCGAAGAGAGTGCGCGGAGCAAACAGTCAATCACGCAGATCATAGAGGAATATCAGGCTCCCCTGAAATCCTTTATTAGATCCCGTTTGGCTTCGGAGGAGGACACAGAGGATATACTTCAGGAAGTTTGGTACCAGCTCAGCAAAAATCTTCCGAATGGAAAGATAGAGAATACACGAGCCTGGTTATATCGGGTAGCTCGCAATAAGGTCATAGATTCTTATCGTAAGAAATCGGCTGATTGGCTGGAGGATTATGTGTATGAAGAGGAAGAAGGAGATGCCTATCTGATTGATTCTTTATTGGAGTCGGATGAAAGTCCGGAAATGGATTTTCTCCGGGAGCAATTCTGGGAAGATATGTACGAAGCCCTGGATGCCTTACCCGAAAAACAAAGAGAAGTCTTTATCCTCAATGAATGGGAAGGAGTAACCCTAAGAGAGATTGCCGAAAGGAGAGGAGAGAATCTCAAGACCATTATTTCCCGAAAAGGCTATGCAGTTCGACATTTACGGGAGCGATTGCAGCTGATTTTTGAGGAGTTTTTTGGAGTAGATTAAAAAAAGTGAAAATAATTTAAAGTAAAAGAAAGAGTAGTACGACTGTATTAGTGAACGTGTTAATGTACGAGGGTGTTAGTGTGTTAGAGTAGTTTTAAAAAGCGCTAACACCCTAATACACAAACACACTAAAACTCACTAAAAATTTAATTTTAAAAAATATGTTTAATCACTGGAAACATGGATGGCAATGGCCCGAAGATGATGAGCAAATGCGTGAAAGAGGACGCAAAGCAAGAGCCAGAGCAAAAAGAAAATTCAAGCATTTTATGAATGAAGGAGGAAGCTGGAGAAGGCCCAAATACAATATCCCTGTGAATGTCATTGAGAGGGAAACCGAATATGAATTAATGGTTCATGCGGTAACTTATCCTAAAGAGCACATCAAGGTATCTGTGGTAGATGATATGCTGTATATCAGCGGGACGCGCGAGCCGAAAGAGGACAGGCCCAACTTTGTGCTACAGGAGTATCCCATCAAGTCTTTTGAGCGTTCTTTCGAACTGAGTCACAAAGTCGATAAGGACAATATTTCAGCGAAGTTTGTAGACGGTATCCTGGTCGTTACCGTACCCAAAACAGAGGCCGCTCAAAAGCCTGAAGTCAACATTGACATTCAATAGGGTTTGAATAGATTGATGCTTATTATGATGCGAAAGGGACAGACATGGATCTGTCCCTTTCGCTTTTTATTTCCATCACTGTATACCCAAATAGAAAAAATTGTCATCCCGGCCTTAACACAAGAGCTGGGATCTCTAGCAAATCTCGAAGTTTGAAAGTGTGAGGGCTTGCAGGGCTGAGAGATCGTGTATTACAGAGATCCATTTGGTACAGGATTTCTCGGCACACAATCCTCGGCGCATCCTATCCTCGAAATGACCAAAGGCCCCGTCATCTCGAAGTTTGAAAGTGTGAGGGCTTGCAGGGCTGAGAGATCGTGTATTACTGCAATCCATTTGGTACAGGATTTCTCGGCACACAATCCTCGGCGCATCCCATCCTCGAAATGACCAAAGGCCCCGTCATCTCGAAGTTTGAAAGTGTGAGGGCTTGCAGGGCTGAAAGATCATGTATTACTGGCATCCATTTGGTACAAGATTTCTCGGCACACAATCCTCCGCACAGCCCATCCTCGAAATGACCAAAGGCCCCTGAGAAGACAGACAATTGAGCTGTCCGGGGGAAAATAAACTTGTGATGCTTATCCAGCCGGAAAGAAGGAGCTTTGCCAGATACATGCACCTTTAGTGCAATGATCATAGCACAGAAACCCTTTCCCCGGATTTTTTCGGCCTTATTTTACTTTATTACCAGCACTTTTCTATTTACCGGATAGAGCCATTCTATTCCTCGGGTAGTTACGACAGCATCATCTTCTAAAGGGATTCTCAATTTCTTCCCGCCCCATTCCGGGATTTTGGTGTAGGCGAAAAGTTCTATGGATAATAGATTGCCGACTTTCAACTCATATCCTAATCTGACAGGATTGAAGAAAGCAATAGAAGGTCCGATCCCATGTCCCCAGTTTCCTACGGAATGGCAACCGATGATTATATCTGTTTTGTCTGAAGTTCCCGGTTTATTAAACTCTTTCATTTGCGCAAAACCTCCTGCTACCAGAGCCTCATAAATATCTTTCTCAGCCTGTGCTGCAGTAATGCCTGCTTTAATACTATTCGTAATATGCTGACGGGCCTTAAGTCCTTGTTCATAAGCATATTTGATGCTTTCAGGTACTTCGGTCTCTCCTTCCTTCAATACATAGGCAACTCGCTTCATATCCGTATAGAAATTCATCAATCCTACTCCCCAATCCAGCATAAGAATATCCCCTCTTTGGATAATGCGATCTGTGGAGGTGGCTTCTATGCCATTGGGGCCGGTTATATAGACGGAGGGCATACCAAAGGAAGATCCCAGATTATTTGCATGAAGTTGGTCCAGCATCCACCAGGCTACATCTTCCAAAGTAGTAACTCCAGGAGTGATAACCTCATTTGAAAAAGCCTTTTCAGCGATCTGGTAGGAAAGTTCTCCGGCTTCGCCATAAGCTGCAATTTCACTGGCTACTCTTCTTGATCGGAAGTCAGAAGTGAGCTTTTCGGCTGAAGTAAAACGATCGACATATTTCTTTCCCAATATTTCTGTCAATTCCAGGTATTCTGAATGAGAAAGTCCATCTGCGCCTCCGAAGTTTTTCGAAATGTTCAGGCCAATCTTTTGAGGATCTCTTTCCTTTACAAAATCCGCCAATTCTCCAGCCCCGCCGAAATAGTCATACAATCCTCCTTCTTCCAGGAGGTATCCACTGATTCCTAAAGCAGCCCTTTCGATCCTGTCTCCTCCTTTATCTGTAAAAATATAATAGCCATTCCCAGAAGTATAACCAGCTCCCATATCCTGATACAAGGGGTCATAATTTCCTTCGCGATTGGTGATGATCCACATATCGATCCCATTCTCCCGCATGACTTCCGGTAAAATGAGGTCAAATTTATCAGAACGGATCTGGTTCATCTTTCTCCAGCGACGATGAGCCTCCTGTCCTGCCAGATCATTAACACAAAAAAGGATAATTCCCAGGATGATAGTAGATAGACGTAGCATGTAATAGTATTTTTCGGTTTCAAAATGTGTCAGAACTAAGTTAAGGGGAATAAACCCATTCCCAAACTTCTCCATCGTCCGGATCTATGACGGAGCCGACGAATTGAAAGCCATTTTTTCTCAGGATTTTTGTGGAGGCATTTTCCTCCATCAGGGTTCGTGCAGTGATTCGCAAGCCGGGATCGCTTTGCAGGGCCAACTCTAAGAGTTTTCGGCACATTTCACTTGCTACTCCTTTCTGTCTATGGGATTCAAAGGTTCCATAGGCGATTTCAATTTGATTGTCTTTGGGCTTTCCTTTAAATGCTGCTGTACCAACAAGGATTCCGTCCAGTTTCGCAAAGTATCCATGCCAGGGGGGCGTAAATCCAATTTGCTGATAATAGGATTGAGTAAAGTTGAAAATAGCCCTGGCTTCCGGATTTTTCTCGAAATCTTTGAGCTGTTCCGGCCGATTGCTAATAGGGATAAATTCCATGTTTTTGTTTTCCATGACTAAGCAAAAATAAGGAATTCAAAATAGGGATAAATCGACGAGCTTCTTTTCATAAAGTGTCATTGTAGAGGCTTTATATAAATTTCATTTACTGGCATCGACATTTTGTTTAATTTAGGCGAGAAGCAAATGCTCTACAATACAGCTATTATGACTACTAATTCTACCATCGGGACAAAAGTGTCCCGTCTTTCCTCAATTTTTATTATTTCTGTCTTACTCCTCTTTTTCACTCAAAGTTGTGAAGAAGAAGGGCCCTCCCTAAGTTTGAAAAAAGGAGATCACATCATTCTTGTTGGAAATAATTTGGGTTCACGCATGATGAACTATGGTTATTTCGAAACAGAGATGCAGCTACGATATCCGGATAGTGCATTATATATCCGAAATATGTGTGATGGGGGAAATACTCCCGGATTCAGGCCTCATTCGGGAAGAGAATCTCCCTGGGCTTTTCCCGGAGCAGACAGTTTCCAGACCGAGCTTGCCAATCCTTCTGGAAGTGTTGGGCATTTCGAACGGCCTGACGAATGGATCACCAGGCATGAGGCCGATATTATTTTAGCCTTCTTTGGCTACAATGAATCCTTTCAGGGAGAAGCCGGACTCGAAAATTTCCGCGGAGAACTGGATGCTTTTGTTAAACACAGCCTTTCACAAAAATACAATGGAGAATCAGCCCCACAATTGGCACTCATTTCTCCCATTTCTTTCGAAGACCTTTCTTATAAGGTCGATCTTCCCAGTGGAAGAGAAGAAAATAAAAATCTGAAGCTCTATACCCAGGTGATCAAGGAGGTAGCTGCAGCCAATCAGGTATTATTCCTGGATGCATTCGGACCTTCCCGGACCTGGTTTAGTACTGCTCAGGACATGACGATAGATGGTGCTCAAATGAATGATGATGGGTATAAAGTCTTTTCCGAATTTCTGGCCGATGGAGTTTTTGGGAGTAAAGAATCTCCAGCAGAAGCACACAGGCAAGCGGTTCATGAGGCTGTACAGGAGAAAAACTGGCTTTGGCACAATGACTATAAAATCCCTAATGGGGTTCACGTATTTGGAAGAAGGTACAATCCCTTTGGACCTGACAATTATCCCGATGAATTGAAAAAGATCCGTGAGATGACAGACATCCGGGATCAGGCTATATGGGCCGCTGCAAAAGGTGAGAGTATGGATGTTGCAGCTGCTGATGCAAATACCCATACTCTGGGTGTGGTAGAGACCAATTACAAAACTGGAGATTACGGAAGAGGAAGTGCAGGCTATTTGTATGGGGAGGAAGCCGAAAGTAAACTGACAGTTCCGGAAGGCTATAAGATTGAACTCTTCGCTTCGGAAAAAGAATTCAATGACCTGGCCAATCCCATGCAGCTTTCTTTTGATA includes:
- a CDS encoding S41 family peptidase, with product MRRFLLSIILSALSLSLFAQAKPNKISAKQAKEDLDYLYTTLQQTHYDLYVNTEKVVFDKRLEELKAGLTDSVDMLDFHRRVQPFVALSELAHCSSEFPFQTNYGPYIQKGGSLFPFSMDMEGKRVLINENYSEREEIEQGDELVSINGKPIASVMADMYAHLSGESQYLKNSLINQLEFARVYWLVYDEVKRFELQLIRKADKKQYSIQLEAKAAAEVEEHFEKKEYLFDLSREFKFIEDIAYLKPGLFLNQSADGNTSEHNTFDKSEFVQFIDSSFAQILSSNSEHLIIDLRGNPGGDNSFSDYMLSYFAHEAFWFCSEFHVRTSEITKKFWEGVEQENLKGMRSQILENKNGAQFQIPFGTYEPLPVQQRYHGQVYVLINRYSYSNTVSTAAIIKDYGFGTILGEITADTPTSFGAVHQFPLPHSRINITFPKALIIRPNGSRNLIGVRPDFPIKEVRNNGVDDVLEGTLEFIRNRQQ
- a CDS encoding erythromycin esterase family protein → MKALQFVLLLAFCTPVFGQNLSKEASLFIKKHTSVLSRDKNFQLTDWKNVLKDVRKSRLVLIGEANHGSREMFEVRNSLIRSLHKKLDFDVILFESGIGELILPNCQKATKTAAELTRGLFGIWQTSAFEELMAFVKEEEIEIAGFDVQRSGGSFQYLLQECAGQALIPSARYTNIENRFSSLSKSLSQRKPYEELKDETESLIRDYHKLAAELKRKSPYKKTKKYKLTQRVLQNRIGYLSYYLDFVKDKDWNKRWAARDSIMASNVAWLAEEIYPKKKIIIIGHNYHIAKYNEKELVMGELLKETYGDTMSSIGVFARSGRYAGNYREEKKIEAPEDSKLNLKHAMAEIDAFATYLKIPKKPGKGNEWLFHKIEVEDTFINLSGDKYMNLSLHFDGLIFLDEVSLPNFISQLE
- a CDS encoding sigma-70 family RNA polymerase sigma factor; protein product: MSEESARSKQSITQIIEEYQAPLKSFIRSRLASEEDTEDILQEVWYQLSKNLPNGKIENTRAWLYRVARNKVIDSYRKKSADWLEDYVYEEEEGDAYLIDSLLESDESPEMDFLREQFWEDMYEALDALPEKQREVFILNEWEGVTLREIAERRGENLKTIISRKGYAVRHLRERLQLIFEEFFGVD
- a CDS encoding Hsp20/alpha crystallin family protein, giving the protein MFNHWKHGWQWPEDDEQMRERGRKARARAKRKFKHFMNEGGSWRRPKYNIPVNVIERETEYELMVHAVTYPKEHIKVSVVDDMLYISGTREPKEDRPNFVLQEYPIKSFERSFELSHKVDKDNISAKFVDGILVVTVPKTEAAQKPEVNIDIQ
- a CDS encoding M24 family metallopeptidase, coding for MLRLSTIILGIILFCVNDLAGQEAHRRWRKMNQIRSDKFDLILPEVMRENGIDMWIITNREGNYDPLYQDMGAGYTSGNGYYIFTDKGGDRIERAALGISGYLLEEGGLYDYFGGAGELADFVKERDPQKIGLNISKNFGGADGLSHSEYLELTEILGKKYVDRFTSAEKLTSDFRSRRVASEIAAYGEAGELSYQIAEKAFSNEVITPGVTTLEDVAWWMLDQLHANNLGSSFGMPSVYITGPNGIEATSTDRIIQRGDILMLDWGVGLMNFYTDMKRVAYVLKEGETEVPESIKYAYEQGLKARQHITNSIKAGITAAQAEKDIYEALVAGGFAQMKEFNKPGTSDKTDIIIGCHSVGNWGHGIGPSIAFFNPVRLGYELKVGNLLSIELFAYTKIPEWGGKKLRIPLEDDAVVTTRGIEWLYPVNRKVLVIK
- a CDS encoding GNAT family N-acetyltransferase — protein: MEFIPISNRPEQLKDFEKNPEARAIFNFTQSYYQQIGFTPPWHGYFAKLDGILVGTAAFKGKPKDNQIEIAYGTFESHRQKGVASEMCRKLLELALQSDPGLRITARTLMEENASTKILRKNGFQFVGSVIDPDDGEVWEWVYSP